The genomic DNA CTCTCAAAGCTCTTATAACCGAATGTGCAATAAAAGGCATGTAGGTAAGTTTTATTCCATGCTTCTGGGCAGTTTCATCCTTGTTTGATTGGATGTATCTGTAAATTTTGCTCATATCCACTTCAGCAAGCTCAGTCACATGTACAGAGGTGTCTCTGCTCATCACCATGTGTTGCATAATTTTTCTGCGAATGTTGTCCATGGGTACAATTTCCTGCTCACCCGCATTGAAATTATATGCAGGCTGTGGAGCCGGAGTATAAACAGGAGCCTGTTGTGCAGGAACCGGCTGCGGAATTGTTGCAGCAGGGGTTGCTTTTGGAGCTTTTGAACGGTTGGACAAATAAGAGAGAACATCATTCTTAGTTACTCTGCCGCCGATGCCACTCCCCTTGATTGATTCAAGTTCAGAAATCGATACACCCTCTTTCCTGGCAATGCTTAATACAAGCGGAGAAAAGAACTTATCGCTGCTCACTTCGTCCTCATTCGAAATGGTTTCAGCCACTGCGGCTTTCCCGATCATATCGTGCATTGATACCGGTTCGATTGGTGATTCCTCAACTTTTACTTCGGTTTTTGAAGGAGTCGCAGGTTTGGTCGCTATACTTCCTGATCCGGAGATTCTTGCGACTACTGTACCAACATCAACGGTTTCCTGTTCCTGAACAAGAATTTCCATAACCACACCGTCTGATGGTGAGGTTACTTCGGTATCCACTTTATCGGTACTGATTTCAAAAAATGTTTCATCCTGCTTGACGGATTCCCCGACCTTCTTGTACCACTTTATTATGGTACCTTCCATAACCGATTCACCCATCTTGGGCATTGGAATATCTACAAGGTCGGAAGCAACTGCAAGTTCATTTACTTCAACCGGTTCGGGTGCAGTTTGAGCCTGAGTTACAGTCTCTTTTACAACTTCCGGGACATCAATAGCTGCAGGCGGGGCTGCTTCCGCATTTTCTCCGGCAGTGGATAACCGCGCAACTACAACACCAGCATCAACGGTTTCCTGCTCCTGGACCAGTATTTCGCTCAGAATACCTTCTTCGGGAGACGGTATTTCAGTATCAACTTTATCTGTGCTAATCTCAAAAATAATTTCATCCCGCTTTACACTGTCACCCGGTTTTTTGTACCATTTAATGATGGTTCCCTCGGTGACACTCTCACCCATTTTAGGCATTACAATGTCAATCTTCATTCAAAACCTCAATTTTAGTATTGTGCTAAATCTTTAATTGCTTGATAAACGCCTGTTCTCGAAGGCAAAATTACATCCTCCAGAATCGGGCTGTAGGGAATATGTGCATCTTTTGCGGCATATCGTTTTACGGGACCATCGAGATATTCAAAACAATCGGATGCAATTCTTGCGGAAATTTCCGCACCAAATCCACCGGTAAGAGTATCCTCATGAATAACTATCGCCTTGCCCGTCTTTTTGATGGATGAGAAGATTGTCTCGATATCCAAAGGAATGATGGTTCTGATGTCGATTACCTCGACACTGTACCCTTCATCTTCCAGTTTTTTCGCTGCCATTACTGCTTCCCATACAGTGGCTCCCCATGAAACTACAGTAAGGTCTTTTCCTTCCCTTACGACTTTCGCCTTTCCGAAAGGAATCAGGTACTCTGCATCCGGTTCAGGTGCCATGGCGAATGACTGTCTGTAGAGCCCTTTGTGCTCACAGAAAATCACAGGATCGTTTATCCTGATTGCGGTTTTGAGCAGTCCTTTTGCATCTGCTGCGTTCGAAGGATATGCAATATAGAGACCCGGAACATGTGCAAAGAATGCCTCGATGTTCTGGCTGTGATACAATCCACCATGAATATAACCTCCAACAGCTACTCTCGT from Bacteroidota bacterium includes the following:
- the sucB gene encoding 2-oxoglutarate dehydrogenase, E2 component, dihydrolipoamide succinyltransferase, which produces MKIDIVMPKMGESVTEGTIIKWYKKPGDSVKRDEIIFEISTDKVDTEIPSPEEGILSEILVQEQETVDAGVVVARLSTAGENAEAAPPAAIDVPEVVKETVTQAQTAPEPVEVNELAVASDLVDIPMPKMGESVMEGTIIKWYKKVGESVKQDETFFEISTDKVDTEVTSPSDGVVMEILVQEQETVDVGTVVARISGSGSIATKPATPSKTEVKVEESPIEPVSMHDMIGKAAVAETISNEDEVSSDKFFSPLVLSIARKEGVSISELESIKGSGIGGRVTKNDVLSYLSNRSKAPKATPAATIPQPVPAQQAPVYTPAPQPAYNFNAGEQEIVPMDNIRRKIMQHMVMSRDTSVHVTELAEVDMSKIYRYIQSNKDETAQKHGIKLTYMPFIAHSVIRALREYPLVNSSIDGNNIVQKRFVNLGIAVAVQPNGLIVPNIKNAHEKNIIGLAGSINDIALRARNKKLSPDDITNGTFTITNYGVFGTLFGTPIINQPEVAILGVGAVVKRPVVIEVDGMDTIAIKPMMYLTLAHDHRLVDGMLGGLFLKSVKDYLENFNENMIY